The sequence AATTGTTTTAGTGGAAAAGAGGGGCTGGAAAATTTTTTCGATATTCTCAGATGTAATACCGGGTCCAGTATCTTCAAACATAATTTGAATAACTCGGCCATCATCTGCTTTATTACCTATAATTGTAAGCCTTCCATCATGCTTCATGGCATCAAAGGCATTTTTTATAATATTTTTGAATACCATTCGAATCAATTCATAATCCCCTTTAATTGAAAAATCATCAGGTATATTTACAATAACATTAATTTGTTCGGGCTGTGTTATCGAGGTGAGTGTATCATCAACAAGCAGGGCAACATTAATTGAACCCATAATCGGTTCCTTCATTCTTGTGAGGTTTAATAAACTCTCTATGATAGCGGTTGAGCGTTTCACACTCTTCTTGATACGATCGATGTGCTGATGAATTTTCGAATCAGTGTCTGGAAGTTTCATTTTAAGATAATATGCAGAACTATCTATTATACTGAGGGGGTTTCTTATTTCATGTGAAATACTGCCTGAAAGTTGCCCTAGGGTAGCAAGTCGTTCTGCTGTAAGTAGCTTTTCATGAGCTTCTTCCAATTCTTTTGTTCTTTCTGCAACTATATCTTCCAGATGCTCACGATATTTTGTCAACTCCCTCTCCGTCTGTTTGCGTTCGGATATGTCATAAATGATCGAATAAAGAAGCTCTCTTCCATAAAAATTAATAACCCCGCTGTGTACCTCAACATCTCTGATCTCGTCATTAGCCAGTTTGTGTTGAAAGAATAAATTCATCCTCTCCATTGACCTTGCCAGTTCCATCTCCTGAAATACCTGCTCATCTGAAAAAATATTAATATCTGTTATTCTTTTATTTAGCAGATCGTCATGACTGTAGCCATAGAAGGAGCAGGCTGCTGGATTTGCATCAACGATATCCGCAGTTTCAGGATCTATCATAAGCATTATAGAATGATTATTATTGAACAAGTTGCGATAACGCTCTTCACTAGATCTTAACTCCTCTTCTGCTTTTGTTCGTTCAGCGATCTCTCTCGATAATTCAATATTTAAATCCTTTAATTCCTTTGTGCGTTCTCTAACTCGTACTTCAAGGCTTTCCCTTTCATTTTGTAATTCCTCAAGCAAACGAACTTGTTCAATAATAATTATCCCTTCTGCAGTGATGTATTTAACTTCCCCTTTTTCATTCAATACCGGTTGACAGTTAAAAATTATAGGTACATGACTGCCATTGGCTCCTTCGAAATTAGTCTCGATTCTGCTGGAGATACCTGCTTTGGCCTTTTTAAAGCATTCTACAATTTTTGATCTTTCCGCATCTGAATGCGACCAGAATACCATATCAGGAAAGTACTTCCCATAAACTTCATCCTCTGTTACTCCAGTTCCCCAAAGAGCTGATTCATTACAATAATACATATTACCATCAATATCATACTTTGCAACAAATGTATCAAATGTATTCACCCACTCCATAAGTTCCTTTCGTTCCTTCTCTATAGTAAGCGCTTTTGTTTCTTCTTCCTTTTGTCTTATTATCGCCTCTTCTGCACGTTTCAGCTCAGTGATATCAGGGAAAGCGCAAATAGCTGC comes from Spirochaetota bacterium and encodes:
- a CDS encoding PAS domain S-box protein; translation: NFAIEQLPIPVGIANAPDADLSILNQAAIDLMVKPLDNYKELIINEHRELWPSFHPDGTPYTTDELPLIRAIQEGHITRNEEVILRRNDGDRWVSGSAAPLIDEDGKIIAAICAFPDITELKRAEEAIIRQKEEETKALTIEKERKELMEWVNTFDTFVAKYDIDGNMYYCNESALWGTGVTEDEVYGKYFPDMVFWSHSDAERSKIVECFKKAKAGISSRIETNFEGANGSHVPIIFNCQPVLNEKGEVKYITAEGIIIIEQVRLLEELQNERESLEVRVRERTKELKDLNIELSREIAERTKAEEELRSSEERYRNLFNNNHSIMLMIDPETADIVDANPAACSFYGYSHDDLLNKRITDINIFSDEQVFQEMELARSMERMNLFFQHKLANDEIRDVEVHSGVINFYGRELLYSIIYDISERKQTERELTKYREHLEDIVAERTKELEEAHEKLLTAERLATLGQLSGSISHEIRNPLSIIDSSAYYLKMKLPDTDSKIHQHIDRIKKSVKRSTAIIESLLNLTRMKEPIMGSINVALLVDDTLTSITQPEQINVIVNIPDDFSIKGDYELIRMVFKNIIKNAFDAMKHDGRLTIIGNKADDGRVIQIMFEDTGPGITSENIEKIFQPLFSTKTIGIGFGLTICQQVIERHGGVIDVTSEPGQGAVFTVRLPSCLGHQ